A region of the Bacillota bacterium genome:
GGTGCGCGACCTGGACGGCGGCGAGCGCCGCCGGCTGCGTTACGACCGGCTGATCCTGGCCACCGGGGCGCGCCCCTCGCTGCCCCCCGTGGAGGGCCTGGAGCTGGAGGGAGTGCACGTCCTCCGCCTGGTGGAGGACGGAATCCGGCTCCGGCAGGCCCTGGAGGCGGGGAAGGGGCGGGCCGTCGTCTTGGGCGGCGGCTACATCGGTCTGGAGGCGGCCGAGGCCATGCGCCAGCAGGGTTGGCAGGTGACGCTGATCGAGGCGCTTCCCCAGCCCATGGCCTCGCTCGATCCCGAGCCGGCGGCGGCCGTCGTCCGCGAGCTGGAGCGGAACGGCGTGGAGGTCCGCCTGGGCGAGCCCGTCCGCGGACTCGAGGGGGGCGCCGCCGGCGGCGGCGCGCGCCGCGTCCGCCGGGTCGTCACGGCCTCCGGCGCGGTGGAGGCCGACCTGGTGCTGGTGGCCACGGGCATTCGCCCCAACAGCGAGCTGGCGGCCGCCGCCGGGATCGAGACCGGCGTGCGGGGCGCCATCCGCGTCGACGCGGAGGTGCGCACCTCCGATCCGGACGTCTGGGCGGCCGGCGACTGCGCGGAGACCTACCACCTCGTCACGGGGCGACCCGACTGGATCCCCCTCGGCACCACCGCCAACAAGCAGGGCAGGATCGCCGGGGAGAACGCCTCGGGCGGCCACGCCCGCTTCCGCGGCGTGGCCGGCACCGCCATCGTCAAGATCTTCGACCTGGGGGTGGCGCGCACCGGCCTCTCCCTGGCCGAGGCCAAGGCG
Encoded here:
- a CDS encoding FAD-dependent oxidoreductase — translated: MTRYVVAGGVAAGMSAASRIRRLDPEAEILVFERSGYVSYGACGLPYFVGGLIARPEQLVHYSADFFRSQRRIEVALHSEVEAIDRRRHELVVRDLDGGERRRLRYDRLILATGARPSLPPVEGLELEGVHVLRLVEDGIRLRQALEAGKGRAVVLGGGYIGLEAAEAMRQQGWQVTLIEALPQPMASLDPEPAAAVVRELERNGVEVRLGEPVRGLEGGAAGGGARRVRRVVTASGAVEADLVLVATGIRPNSELAAAAGIETGVRGAIRVDAEVRTSDPDVWAAGDCAETYHLVTGRPDWIPLGTTANKQGRIAGENASGGHARFRGVAGTAIVKIFDLGVARTGLSLAEAKAAGFDAEAVEIQQRSRAGYYPGAGRMTVRLVVERASRRLLGGQLTGPLDAVQRVNTLVAALQAGFTADDLYALDLAYAPPFAPVWDPLLMAARQALRGGEE